In Luteimonas viscosa, the following proteins share a genomic window:
- a CDS encoding aldose epimerase family protein: MERIRSFGRLDDGREVRAYRLGDDDGVVADVLDLGGILARLVVPGADGRVDAVLRLPDAQTYYADPAYLGILVGRYGNRIGGSRFTLDGREHVLSANEGRNHLHGGHLGFGRRMWEVEAHARDELVLRHRSPDGEEGYPGNLDVIATYRVRDDGLDLVFEAGSDAPTPFNPTHHPYFNLAGDASVPASAQWLQVPASGYLPVADDLIPLGTVADVAGTPFDFRAAATLDARFDAGDAQLRAGGGYDHCLVQRPGHAFAAALYSPHSGVAMRIDCDAPALQLYGGQGLDRQHPGLGRGLCLEPQDFPDAPNRSAFPPAILRPGKAYRREILYRFACPGRGRAWGEVAAALELSAALELS, translated from the coding sequence GTGGAAAGAATCCGATCGTTCGGCCGGCTCGACGACGGGCGCGAGGTGCGCGCCTACCGGCTGGGCGACGACGACGGCGTGGTGGCCGACGTGCTCGACCTCGGCGGCATCCTCGCCCGGCTGGTGGTGCCGGGCGCGGACGGGCGGGTCGACGCGGTGCTGCGACTGCCCGATGCGCAGACCTACTACGCCGATCCGGCGTATCTCGGGATCCTGGTGGGCCGGTATGGCAACCGCATCGGCGGGTCGCGCTTCACGCTGGACGGGCGCGAGCACGTGCTTTCCGCCAACGAGGGCCGCAACCACCTGCATGGCGGTCATCTGGGATTCGGCCGTCGCATGTGGGAGGTGGAAGCGCACGCACGCGACGAGCTGGTGCTGCGCCATCGTTCGCCCGATGGCGAGGAGGGCTATCCGGGCAATCTGGATGTGATCGCGACCTACCGTGTCCGCGACGACGGCCTCGACCTGGTGTTCGAAGCGGGCAGCGATGCGCCGACGCCGTTCAACCCCACCCACCATCCCTATTTCAACCTCGCGGGCGATGCTTCGGTGCCTGCCTCGGCGCAGTGGCTGCAGGTGCCGGCGAGCGGCTACCTGCCGGTGGCTGACGACCTGATCCCGCTCGGCACCGTGGCCGACGTGGCGGGCACGCCGTTCGACTTCCGCGCCGCGGCCACACTGGATGCGCGCTTCGATGCCGGGGATGCGCAACTGCGCGCCGGCGGCGGCTACGACCATTGCCTGGTGCAGCGGCCCGGCCACGCGTTCGCCGCCGCGCTGTATTCGCCACACAGCGGGGTGGCGATGCGGATCGACTGCGATGCGCCCGCGCTGCAGCTCTATGGCGGGCAGGGGCTCGACCGTCAGCACCCGGGCCTGGGGCGCGGGCTGTGCCTGGAGCCGCAGGATTTTCCCGATGCGCCGAACCGGTCGGCGTTCCCGCCTGCGATCCTGCGTCCGGGCAAGGCGTACCGGCGTGAGATCCTGTACCGCTTCGCCTGCCCGGGACGCGGCCGCGCCTGGGGCGAGGTGGCGGCGGCGCTGGAGCTCTCGGCAGCGCTGGAACTCTCCTGA